GTTGCCGTACGGGTTCCAGTAGCTGTCCTTGTCGACATAGACCGGGTAGGTGGCCTGCGAGATCGAGGTCAGCGGGTAGCCGGCGATCTGCTGGTTCGACTTGCGCTGCGAGTACATCGCGGTGGTCTTGAAGCGCATGTCTTTCGGCAGCGCGACTTCGCCCTTGACGAACAGGGTGTCCAGCTTGCTTGGGATCAGCAAGTCCATATCCTGGGACGAGTTGTACTTGTCTTCCTGGATGCCGTTGTTGAACGCGTGGTAGTTGTTCGGGTTGCGCGGATCGGCGCCGACGCCACGGCCGTCATAGGTGCCGGTGTGGTTCAGGACCTGGTTGAAGCCGCCCTGTGCCGGGTTGGTCAGCGTGCCGCCGTTGGCCGGGTTGACCGGGGTGATGCGACCCCATGGGCCAGCGCCCAGGCCGTCGAATTTGTACTGTGGACCACGGCCGAAGGCGGTGATCTCGCGCGCCTGGGTGTCCACGCGGCCCGATTCGGTGTGCGACAGGCCGAACATCAGCGAGGCTTTTTCATCGCCGGCGCCGTAGCTCAGCGAGAAGTCCTTGTTCTTGCCGTCGTTCTTTTCGTTCTGGCCGGTGTACAGGGACAGCTGGCCGCCCTGCATGTTCTTCTTCAGGATGATGTTGACCACGCCGGCGATTGCGTCCGAGCCGTAGATCGACGAAGCGCCATCCTTCAGGATTTCCATGCGCTCGATCATTGCCGACGGGATGGTCGACAGGTCGGTGAAGCCGTCGACCGACTGGGTCCAGCGCTTGCCGTCCACCAGGACCAGCAGGCGGTTCGAGCCCAGGTTACGCAGGCTGACGTACTGGCCGCCGATTTCGCTGTTCGAGGTCAGGGAGCCCGAACGCGAGAAGTCAGGGGCGCCTGCCGACGACAGGTTATTCAGGATGTCGCCAACGGTGACCAGACCGGTACGCTGGATCTGTTCCTGGTTCATGATCTGGATCGGTTGTGCGGTTTCCAGGTCGACTTGGCGGATACGGGAACCGGTCACTTCGACGCGCTGCAGGTTTTGCTGCTGCGAAGTTTCCTGTGCGACCGCTGCGGTCATGCCGAGGGTCATACCGCCGAGGCAGATCGCGCGGACCGACCGGGACAAGAGTGTTTCCATCATGTTGCAAACTCCTAGGGGTGAAAACGCGGCGGCACCATGGGAAGGGCACTGCCACCGAAAATGTCGCTATGCGACTACCTGAAAAACGCTACCTGGTTGGTTCAACGAGTTTTCAAGCTAGCAATAAAACCATTTGCAGAGCGTCACTGTCAATGCATACAAATGATGTATGACGTTTGTGTTGCAGAAATGTGTATTTACCGATTGCCAGTTTGACAAGTTGTTGACTCACTGGTCAACAAATGATCTAAATTTTGTCAAAAGGAAAAAAGCCCTTCCGGCTAGCGCCGGAAGGGCTTTTTGAGCAATTAAATTGCTTTTGGGCAGCGTGACTTAGAAGGCCTGGTTGTAGCGAACGTAGAAGAAGCGGTCGATCGGCAGTTCCGGCGACACCGACGACGACGACGAGTTGCCGCCGGTCGCCGAGCCGGCGCTGTAGTTGATTTCCGGTTTCTTGTCGAACACATTGTTCGCGCCGAACAGCAGCTTCGCGTTCCACGGCAGGGCATAGCCGACCGACAGGTCGCCGTACCACATCTCGCCATGGCGGTTGTAGCCGGTACCCCAGCTGGCCGCTGCAGTCGGATCCGAGCAATAGATGACCTGGGTCGCCGAGTAGCAACGGTTCTTCTGGCTGCTGTAGAAGCGGGCCGTGAAGGTAGCGCTCCAGTTGCCCAGGCTCCAGTCGAGCGAGGTATTCGACTTCACGCGGAAGATGTCGTACTCGCCGGCGTATTCGACCCACTCGCTGTCCAGGGTCGACTGCTGCTTGTACGAATCGGTGTAGGTCGATTCGCTGCGGATGCTGAACTGGCCGAAGCGGGTGCGTGGCAGGCGGTAGTTGATCGCCACGTCGACGCCTTCGGTCTCGACCTTGCCGCGGTTCGTGTTACCGATCTGCAGATCGACAACCTGGCCGGTTGCGTCACGACGGATCAGCGAGCAGAAGTTCGATACGTTGTTGACGTAGCACTCTTCCAGAGTGTTGGTGGCCGAGACGCCAGTGATCAGGTTCTCGATCCGGATGTTGAACCAGTCCACGGACACCGAGAAGCCAGGTACGCTCGACGGGCTGATGACCAGGCCCAGGGTGCGGGTCTTGGCCGATTCCGGCTGCAGGAAGGAATTGCCGGCGCCGGTGGTGAACGGGAACGGCGTCTGGGCGCCGGTCGCGCCGACGTCGGCGCCGGTCTGGTTCTTCTGGCGGAAGCCGGCCGGGACGCCGGCGGCCGCGCAGCGCGCCGCCACGGTCGGGTTACGCGCCGCTTCGCCGTGCAGGCTGTCGCACACGTCCAGGTAGCTGGCGAAGGTCTGCGAGCCGCCGCCGAAGGTGTCGCCCAGGGTCGGCGAGCGGAAGCCTTCTGCGTAGGTACCGCGGGTCAGCACGTCGCGGATCGGTTTCCACATGAAGCTGAACTTGCTGTTGGTGGTCGAGCCGAAGTTCGAGTAGTCCGAATAGCGCGTCGCCGCGTTCAGGCTCAGCAGTTCGGCGAACGGCACGCCTTTCAGCAGCGGCACGTTGGCTTCCAGGTAGGCTTCGCGCACGGTGTAGCGGCCGTAGGTGGCGTTGCCCGCCAGGCTGGACGAATAGCCCGACTGCTCGAACTGGCCCGGCACGTCCTGGCCGCGCACTTCGCGGTGCTCGATACCGCCCGCGATGCCGACCGCGCCGGCCGGCAGCTGGAACAATTCGCCGGTGATGTCGGCGGTCGCGCTGTTGACGGTCGAGCCGTAGCTCGCCTGGGCGGTCGACATCACGTAGTCCAGCGCTTCCTGGGTCGAGGCCGATGGGCCGCCGAGGATGTTGAACGGCACGCAAGCGGCCAGGCCGATCGGCGCTGCCGGGGTGCCGCACTGCACCACGCCCGAGGCGTTCATGAACGATGGGCCGAGGGCTTTCTTCAGGTTCAGCAGGTTCAGGTCACCGAAGCCGCGCACTGCGCCGTCGACCTTGCTGTGGTTATAGCCGACGCTCCAGTTCCATGGATTGGTGCCGAGGTTGAATTCGCCTTCCAGCGTGGCGTCGATGTGCAGGGTGCGGTTGTTGTTGTCGGTCACGCGCGGCACGTCGATCGTGCGGCGGTAGAAGAACAGGTCCTGGCCATTGCCGGCGCCGGCCACCGAGTTGCCGTACGGGTTGTAGTAGCTGTCCTTGTCGACGTAGACCGGGTAGGCGGCCTGGGACGTCGAGCTCAGCGGATAGCCGGCCACGGTACGGTTCGACTTGCGGTCGGCGTACATCGCGGTGGTCTTGAAGTTCATATTCCACGGCAAGGCCACTTCGCCCTTGACGAAGATCGAGGTCAGCTTGCTCGGCGTCAGGAAGTGCATCTGGCTCGTCGAGTTGAACAGGTCGTCCACGCCGTTCGCGAAGGTGTGGTAATTGTTCGGGTTGCGCGAATCGGCGCCGACGCCGTCGCCCAGCGGACCGCCGGTGTGGTTCAGGACGCGGTCGAAGCCGGTCGGGCCGCCGGTCGCGCTGACCTGGCGGATACGGCCCCATGGGCCAGTCCCGAGGCCGATGTTGGCGCGGTCCGGACCGTTGGTGGTGGCGGTGATGTCGCGGGTCTTGGCCCAGACCGGACCCTGCTCGGTGTAGGTCAGGCCGAACAGCAGCGAGGCCTTGTCGTCGCCGGCGCCGTAGGCGAGCGAGTAATCCTTGGTCTTGCCGTCGTTCTTCTCGTTCTGGCCGTGGTAGATGCTGGCCTGGCCGCCCTGCATGGATTTCTTCAGGATGATGTTGACCACGCCCGAGATCGCGTCCGAGCCGTAGATCGAGGAAGCGCCGTCCTTCAGGATCTCGACGCGTTCGATCAGTGCCGACGGGATGGTCGACATATCGGTGTAGCCGTTGACCGACTGGCTCCAGCGCTTGCCGTCGACCAGCACCAGCAGGCGTTGCGAGCCCAGGTTGCGCATGTCGAGGAACTGGCCGCCCTGTTCGCGTCCTGCGCCCAGCGCGGTGCCTTTGCTGAACGCCGGGACGCCCGCCGAGGACATGCTGTTGATGATGTCACCGACGGTGACCAGGCCGCTCTTCTGGATCTGTTCCTGGCTCATCACCTGGACCGGCTGCGCGGTCTCGAGGTCGACTTGACGAATACGGGAACCGGTCACCTCGACGCGCTGCAGTGCTTCCTGCGCGATGGCGGTCAGTGAAGGCAGTGCGAGCGCGACGGCCAATGCGATCTTCGTTCGTTGTTGCATGTGCTCTCCATCCTGCGTTCCACGGGTGTGGAACGACTTTTTATGATTAATAGGTGCAACCCGTGCGCATGCGGACGCCCGTGGGTAACGGGGGTTCCGTCGTGCATACACATCCCTATAAAACCATTCTGTGTTGACTAGTGTCAACGCGATGGGAGGGTGTTTTTGTGGCAAAAACAACAGTTATCAAAAAGAAATTAAATGACCTAAAAGTCAGCTGAGCATATGTACATTTGGAGTGCAAAAATGCATGCCATGACATGGCATGTGCACGGTGGACGTGCATGCGCACCGGGGTGGTGCGCATGGAAATTTGAAGGGATAAAAACGGCAGGGTGAAAGGGAAATCAGTCGCCGAAGCAGGCCTGCCACAGCGCCTGCACGCTGTCGGCATGCACGCCCACCAGCGCTGGCTCGACCCTGGCCTTGTCCTGGCCCTGCAGGCGCACGCCGTGCTGCAGCTTGCGCATGGCGCGGTAGGCGTCGGCGACCCGGGCCGCGAGGCCGGCGTCGATCAGGCCCAGCTCGCCGCAGCGGCGCAGCAGGGCGATGTTGCCGGCGTTCGCGGTCAGCTGCGGACAGCCGGACGCATGGCGCAATACCAGGTATTGCACGATGAACTCGATGTCGATCATGCCGCCCAGGTCGTGCTTGAGGTCGAACAGCTCGCCGCGGTTGACGTTGGCGTCGCGCATGCGCTGGCGCATGCGCACCACTTCGTCCTTCAACTGCCGTTCCTGCCCGCTGCGGTCCTTGCGCAGCACCTGCTCGCGGATGGCCTCGAAGCGCGCGCCGATGGCGGCGTCGCCGGCGCAGAACCGGGCGCGGGTGAGCGCCTGGTGTTCCCACAGCCAGGCCGCGTCGTTCTGGTAGCGCTCGAAGGCGGCGACCGACGACACCAGCATGCCGCTGGCGCCGTCCGGGCGCAGGGCGATGTCGACGTCGAACAGGATGCCGGCCGCGGTATGGGCCGTCATCCAGGTGATGAAGCGCTGGGCCAGGCGCGCATACAGGGGCGGCGCGTCCTGGTCCTCGTCGTCGTATAAAAAGATGACGTCGAGATCCGACACATAGCCCAGTTCCTTGCCGCCCAGCTTGCCGTAGGCGATGACGGCGAATGCGGGCTCTTCGCGATGGCGCCCGTTGACCGCGCGCCAGGCGTGTTTGACGACGGCGCCGACGACCATGTCGGCCAGCGCCGACAGGTGGTCGGCCAGGTGCTCGACCGACAATTCTCCGGCCAGGTCCAGGGCCAGCAGGCGGAACAGTTGCGCGTGGTGGGCTTCGCGCAGGATGTCGAGCTGGCGCTCGGTATCGCCGGCCGCTTCGCACAGGTGCTCGTCGAGGATCGCCGCCAGCTGCGCCAGGTCGCCGGCGCCGGCGTTGCGGTCATCGAGCAGTTCGTCGAGCAGGATCGGGTGCTGGGTCAGGAAGGTGGCGGCCCAGCCGCTGGCATTGATCATGCGGATCACGCGCTCGAGCGTGTGCGGGTACTCGGTCAGCAGCGACAGGTAGGCCGAGCGGCGCGCGATCGCCTCGAACA
This portion of the Telluria beijingensis genome encodes:
- a CDS encoding TonB-dependent receptor plug domain-containing protein encodes the protein MQQRTKIALAVALALPSLTAIAQEALQRVEVTGSRIRQVDLETAQPVQVMSQEQIQKSGLVTVGDIINSMSSAGVPAFSKGTALGAGREQGGQFLDMRNLGSQRLLVLVDGKRWSQSVNGYTDMSTIPSALIERVEILKDGASSIYGSDAISGVVNIILKKSMQGGQASIYHGQNEKNDGKTKDYSLAYGAGDDKASLLFGLTYTEQGPVWAKTRDITATTNGPDRANIGLGTGPWGRIRQVSATGGPTGFDRVLNHTGGPLGDGVGADSRNPNNYHTFANGVDDLFNSTSQMHFLTPSKLTSIFVKGEVALPWNMNFKTTAMYADRKSNRTVAGYPLSSTSQAAYPVYVDKDSYYNPYGNSVAGAGNGQDLFFYRRTIDVPRVTDNNNRTLHIDATLEGEFNLGTNPWNWSVGYNHSKVDGAVRGFGDLNLLNLKKALGPSFMNASGVVQCGTPAAPIGLAACVPFNILGGPSASTQEALDYVMSTAQASYGSTVNSATADITGELFQLPAGAVGIAGGIEHREVRGQDVPGQFEQSGYSSSLAGNATYGRYTVREAYLEANVPLLKGVPFAELLSLNAATRYSDYSNFGSTTNSKFSFMWKPIRDVLTRGTYAEGFRSPTLGDTFGGGSQTFASYLDVCDSLHGEAARNPTVAARCAAAGVPAGFRQKNQTGADVGATGAQTPFPFTTGAGNSFLQPESAKTRTLGLVISPSSVPGFSVSVDWFNIRIENLITGVSATNTLEECYVNNVSNFCSLIRRDATGQVVDLQIGNTNRGKVETEGVDVAINYRLPRTRFGQFSIRSESTYTDSYKQQSTLDSEWVEYAGEYDIFRVKSNTSLDWSLGNWSATFTARFYSSQKNRCYSATQVIYCSDPTAAASWGTGYNRHGEMWYGDLSVGYALPWNAKLLFGANNVFDKKPEINYSAGSATGGNSSSSSVSPELPIDRFFYVRYNQAF